The following proteins are encoded in a genomic region of Hoeflea phototrophica DFL-43:
- a CDS encoding MarR family winged helix-turn-helix transcriptional regulator: MTPRPNNQAYNANENTLALESFLPYRLARAAEMVSRQFAANYRQRYGLSRPEWRTLATIGQYEQVTATEICAHSSMHKTKVSRAIRALEQRNWINREPDTQDRRIEHISLTREGSRHYRDLVRLARDYEVQLLQTLGSSGAGKLEDGLTAVESRLSGW; the protein is encoded by the coding sequence ATGACGCCACGACCCAATAACCAGGCGTACAACGCCAATGAGAACACACTGGCCCTTGAGAGTTTCCTGCCCTACCGGCTGGCGCGCGCCGCCGAAATGGTCAGCCGCCAATTCGCGGCCAATTACCGTCAGCGATACGGTTTGAGCCGGCCGGAATGGCGCACGCTCGCAACCATCGGCCAGTATGAACAGGTGACTGCCACCGAGATCTGCGCCCACTCTTCCATGCACAAGACCAAGGTCAGCCGCGCCATTCGCGCTTTGGAACAGCGAAACTGGATCAACCGGGAGCCTGACACCCAGGATCGCCGCATTGAACACATCAGCCTCACCCGCGAAGGCAGCCGCCATTATCGCGATCTGGTCCGGCTCGCCCGCGACTACGAGGTGCAGCTGCTGCAGACACTCGGCAGCTCCGGAGCAGGCAAACTCGAGGACGGCCTGACCGCCGTCGAAAGCCGGCTTTCCGGCTGGTAA
- a CDS encoding cation-translocating P-type ATPase: MSCCAAGTESAAELEALKSDGPSAEEMWLSSRALGNGMRQVDLIVPGVHCGACIALLEKELPKTSGVDHARVNLSTRRVSVVFEDPKGGGEAEAVLSALGERFTALGYPAHLPGGADEAGDPAFRELLKALAVAGFASMNVMLLSVSVWSGAEAATRDLFHWISAMIAAPALAYSGRIFFRSAWGALKHGRANMDVPITLGVLLAYAISLHETITHGEHAYFDASVTLLFFLLAGRTLDHMMRERARSAVRNLVRLSPRGAMVIRPDGSREYLALDEIEPGMHLAIAPGDRIPVDGRVISGRSDMDFAVVNGESAPQLVEAGSLTPAGTLNLTGGLVLEATRSASNSFLAEMVSMMEAAESGRAGYRRLADRASSIYAPVVHLLALGTFVGWMVVSGDWRVAMMTSVAVLIITCPCALGLAVPVVQVVAAGRLFENGIMVKDGSAMERLAETDRVVFDKTGTLTQGRPQLINAAAVNENHLALAARIASASRHPLSQTLAAHDAPDTELPDFSITETPGEGIAASTPDGDVYRLGRAGFALDGDGDLPDQAEAASQVILSKNGRFLDVFLFSDQLRRGATQAVARLSALGIDAEILSGDREAPVSALARDLGVEDFVAGVRPRGKVDRVKALAAAGGKPLMVGDGLNDAPALSAAHVSMAPASAADVGRMAADFVFLHDSLEAVPLAIEVSRKAGQLIRQNFALAILYNCIAVPAAVLGHATPLIAALAMSSSSVIVVLNSLRLRRKARVEAFARPDEGRSSADASRLAGQHSGLGASV; the protein is encoded by the coding sequence ATGAGCTGCTGCGCGGCGGGAACAGAAAGCGCTGCGGAACTTGAGGCGCTGAAATCCGACGGTCCGTCGGCTGAGGAAATGTGGCTGTCGAGCCGCGCGCTCGGCAACGGAATGCGTCAGGTCGATCTGATCGTGCCCGGGGTTCACTGCGGCGCCTGCATCGCCCTTTTGGAAAAAGAGCTGCCCAAGACCAGCGGTGTCGACCATGCAAGGGTCAACCTTTCGACCCGGCGGGTGTCGGTGGTGTTCGAAGACCCCAAGGGCGGCGGTGAGGCCGAGGCGGTGCTTAGCGCGCTTGGCGAGCGCTTTACGGCGCTGGGGTATCCCGCGCATCTGCCCGGAGGGGCTGACGAGGCCGGGGATCCGGCCTTTCGCGAGTTGCTCAAGGCCTTGGCAGTCGCGGGCTTTGCCTCGATGAACGTGATGCTTTTGTCTGTCTCGGTCTGGTCCGGGGCGGAAGCTGCGACACGGGATCTGTTTCACTGGATCTCGGCGATGATCGCAGCACCTGCGCTGGCCTATTCGGGACGTATCTTCTTCCGCTCTGCCTGGGGCGCGCTCAAGCATGGTCGCGCCAATATGGATGTGCCAATCACTCTGGGAGTCCTGCTTGCCTATGCGATTTCGCTGCATGAGACCATCACCCATGGCGAGCATGCCTATTTCGATGCCTCGGTCACGCTTCTGTTCTTCCTGCTGGCCGGCCGGACCCTCGATCACATGATGCGCGAGCGGGCGCGGTCTGCGGTTCGCAATCTGGTGCGGTTGTCGCCGCGCGGGGCGATGGTGATCAGGCCTGACGGCAGCCGTGAGTATCTTGCGCTGGATGAGATCGAACCGGGCATGCATCTGGCAATCGCACCAGGCGACCGAATCCCGGTGGATGGCCGCGTGATCTCGGGCCGTTCGGACATGGATTTTGCCGTGGTCAACGGCGAAAGCGCGCCGCAGCTTGTCGAGGCCGGATCGCTGACGCCGGCCGGAACCCTCAATCTGACCGGCGGGCTGGTTCTCGAAGCCACCCGCAGCGCCAGCAATTCGTTCCTTGCAGAGATGGTGTCGATGATGGAGGCGGCCGAAAGCGGGCGTGCAGGCTATCGCCGTCTTGCCGACCGGGCCTCGTCGATCTACGCGCCTGTGGTGCATTTGCTGGCGCTTGGAACCTTTGTCGGCTGGATGGTGGTTTCGGGCGACTGGCGTGTTGCGATGATGACTTCGGTGGCCGTATTGATCATCACCTGTCCCTGCGCGCTCGGACTTGCCGTGCCCGTGGTTCAGGTTGTCGCCGCTGGCCGGCTTTTCGAAAACGGCATCATGGTCAAGGACGGTTCCGCCATGGAGCGTCTGGCCGAGACCGACCGTGTGGTGTTCGACAAGACCGGAACCCTGACCCAGGGCCGGCCGCAGCTGATCAATGCCGCCGCTGTCAATGAGAACCATCTGGCACTGGCCGCACGGATCGCATCGGCCTCAAGGCATCCGCTCAGCCAGACGCTGGCTGCACATGACGCGCCTGACACGGAATTGCCGGACTTCAGCATCACCGAAACGCCCGGCGAGGGCATTGCGGCGTCCACACCGGACGGTGATGTCTACCGGCTTGGCCGCGCCGGTTTCGCACTGGATGGCGATGGAGACTTACCGGATCAGGCCGAGGCTGCGAGCCAGGTGATCCTGTCGAAAAATGGCCGGTTCCTCGATGTGTTCCTGTTCTCAGATCAGCTGCGGCGGGGCGCGACCCAGGCCGTGGCGCGGCTTTCGGCTCTTGGAATTGATGCAGAGATTTTGTCAGGCGACCGCGAAGCACCGGTCAGTGCCCTGGCGCGCGATCTCGGGGTTGAGGATTTTGTCGCCGGTGTGAGGCCGCGTGGCAAGGTCGACAGGGTCAAGGCTCTGGCAGCGGCCGGAGGCAAGCCGCTGATGGTCGGGGACGGGCTCAATGACGCCCCGGCGCTTTCGGCCGCACATGTTTCCATGGCGCCGGCAAGTGCCGCCGATGTCGGGCGGATGGCTGCGGATTTCGTGTTCCTGCACGATTCTCTCGAAGCGGTGCCGCTGGCCATTGAAGTGTCGCGCAAGGCTGGGCAGTTGATCAGGCAGAACTTTGCCCTGGCGATTCTCTACAATTGCATTGCCGTGCCGGCAGCGGTTCTTGGCCATGCGACACCGCTGATTGCGGCGCTGGCGATGTCCTCCTCCTCGGTGATTGTGGTGCTCAACTCACTGCGATTGAGACGCAAGGCGCGGGTGGAGGCTTTCGCCCGGCCGGATGAGGGCCGGAGCAGTGCTGACGCCTCCAGGCTCGCCGGCCAGCATTCTGGGCTTGGGGCTTCGGTATGA
- the ccoS gene encoding cbb3-type cytochrome oxidase assembly protein CcoS, with the protein MNNLIFLIPIALFLGALGLAAFLWSMKSGQYEDLDGAAWRVLDDGEDKPKTD; encoded by the coding sequence ATGAACAACTTGATCTTCCTCATACCGATCGCGCTCTTTCTCGGCGCTCTGGGTCTGGCTGCCTTTTTGTGGTCGATGAAAAGCGGGCAGTATGAGGACCTGGATGGCGCTGCCTGGCGCGTTCTTGACGATGGCGAAGACAAGCCCAAGACGGATTGA
- the gndA gene encoding NADP-dependent phosphogluconate dehydrogenase, translated as MAQADIGLIGLGVMGANLALNIADKGYHVAVYNRTQSRTEAFAAAAGPLSDRITATATLEDFVAAIKPPRPVIIMVQAGDPVDEQIAALKPLLQDSDIIIDAGNANFRDTMRRFENLKGNGPGFVGMGVSGGAEGARHGPSIMVGGAEADWRRIEPVLTAISAKYKGEPCAAWLGDNGAGHFVKTIHNGIEYADMQMIAEVYGVMRDHLNMDAVSIASVFSVWASGPLDSYLIDITAEVLKTHDLASGKPLVDVIVDAAGQKGTGRWSVIESQMMGVPATAIEAAVAARSLSAMRGERAAAEHRFGLPAIVDRREGQAVIDDLEQALLAGKIAAYAQGFAVMAAASKEFDWNLPMATIARIWRAGCIIRSRFLDEIAAAFSETPDVDNLAMTPAFSAMLEATDRPLRRVVSDAVINGLPAPALSNAVSYFDTYRRARGTANLIQAQRDFFGSHGFERFDADGEQHGPWGG; from the coding sequence ATGGCGCAGGCAGACATAGGTTTGATCGGATTGGGTGTGATGGGTGCAAATCTTGCACTCAATATCGCGGACAAAGGCTACCACGTTGCTGTCTACAATCGCACGCAGTCCCGCACCGAAGCTTTTGCCGCTGCTGCAGGGCCCTTGTCGGACCGGATCACCGCGACTGCCACGCTTGAAGATTTCGTTGCCGCGATCAAACCGCCCCGGCCGGTCATCATCATGGTTCAGGCCGGTGATCCGGTGGATGAGCAGATCGCAGCCCTCAAGCCGCTGCTGCAGGACTCAGACATCATCATCGATGCCGGAAACGCCAATTTCCGTGACACGATGCGGCGTTTCGAAAACCTCAAGGGCAACGGGCCCGGTTTCGTAGGCATGGGTGTGTCGGGTGGCGCCGAGGGCGCGCGGCATGGGCCGTCGATCATGGTTGGCGGTGCAGAGGCTGACTGGCGGCGGATCGAACCGGTGCTGACGGCGATATCGGCCAAGTACAAGGGCGAGCCGTGTGCAGCCTGGCTCGGTGACAATGGCGCCGGCCATTTCGTCAAGACCATCCATAACGGCATCGAGTATGCCGATATGCAGATGATCGCCGAGGTCTATGGCGTGATGCGTGATCATCTCAACATGGATGCAGTCTCGATCGCCAGCGTGTTTTCGGTCTGGGCCTCGGGGCCGCTTGATTCCTATCTCATCGATATCACTGCCGAAGTGCTCAAGACCCACGATCTGGCATCCGGGAAACCGCTGGTCGACGTGATTGTGGATGCGGCGGGCCAGAAGGGCACTGGCCGCTGGTCGGTGATCGAAAGCCAGATGATGGGCGTGCCGGCGACAGCAATCGAGGCGGCGGTCGCGGCGCGCAGCCTGTCTGCGATGCGTGGCGAGCGGGCGGCAGCAGAGCATCGCTTCGGACTGCCGGCAATCGTCGACCGGCGTGAAGGGCAGGCGGTCATTGATGATCTGGAGCAGGCTTTGCTTGCAGGCAAGATCGCAGCCTATGCGCAAGGGTTCGCGGTGATGGCGGCGGCGTCGAAGGAATTTGATTGGAACTTGCCGATGGCGACGATTGCCAGGATCTGGCGCGCCGGCTGCATCATCCGCTCGCGGTTTCTCGACGAGATTGCCGCCGCCTTCAGCGAGACGCCCGATGTCGACAATCTGGCGATGACACCGGCATTTTCCGCCATGCTTGAAGCCACCGACCGGCCGCTTCGCCGGGTGGTCTCCGATGCCGTGATCAACGGACTTCCGGCGCCGGCGCTGTCAAATGCGGTCAGCTATTTCGACACCTATCGCCGCGCGCGCGGCACGGCCAACCTGATCCAGGCGCAGCGCGACTTTTTCGGCTCGCACGGGTTTGAGAGATTTGATGCGGATGGAGAGCAGCACGGCCCCTGGGGCGGCTGA
- a CDS encoding D-lyxose/D-mannose family sugar isomerase, producing the protein MERTQINEILEESDRFIRSFGYVLPPFAYWSPEEMRTRTAGDAALVLANRLGWDITDYGQGRFDELGLFLFTVRNGSADDLARGQGMLYAEKIMISRQDQLSPMHRHNIKAEDIINRGGGKLVLELFASAVDGSVDPDATVSVLTDGVVRTFEAGGRLALDPGESVTLMPGVWHAFWGEGGDLLIGEVSTVNDDLTDNVFREPIGRFSSIIEDTAPRHLLVSDYDNWL; encoded by the coding sequence ATGGAACGCACACAGATCAATGAGATTTTGGAAGAGAGCGACCGGTTTATCCGCTCATTTGGCTATGTGCTTCCGCCCTTCGCCTACTGGAGCCCTGAGGAAATGCGAACCCGCACGGCCGGTGATGCCGCGCTTGTCCTGGCCAACCGGCTTGGCTGGGACATCACCGATTATGGTCAGGGCCGGTTTGATGAGCTGGGCCTTTTCCTGTTCACCGTCCGCAACGGATCGGCTGATGATCTGGCCCGGGGCCAGGGCATGCTCTATGCCGAGAAGATCATGATCTCGCGGCAAGACCAGCTCTCGCCGATGCATCGTCACAACATCAAGGCGGAAGACATCATCAATCGCGGCGGCGGGAAACTGGTGCTCGAACTGTTCGCCAGCGCTGTGGACGGATCGGTTGATCCCGATGCCACGGTTTCCGTCCTCACCGATGGCGTTGTCCGGACGTTCGAAGCTGGCGGAAGGCTTGCTCTCGATCCGGGCGAGAGCGTCACGCTGATGCCGGGGGTTTGGCATGCGTTCTGGGGTGAGGGCGGCGATCTGCTTATCGGGGAAGTCTCAACCGTCAATGATGATTTGACCGACAATGTCTTCCGCGAACCGATAGGCCGGTTCTCCAGCATTATCGAGGACACCGCGCCCAGGCACCTGCTGGTGTCGGATTACGACAACTGGCTTTGA